A DNA window from Anaerocolumna sp. AGMB13020 contains the following coding sequences:
- a CDS encoding CTP synthase translates to MGVKYVFVTGGVVSGLGKGITAASLGRLLKERGYKVTMQKFDPYINIDPGTMNPIQHGEVFVTDDGAETDLDLGHYERFIDESLTKKSNVTTGKIYWSVLSKERRGDFGGGTVQVIPHITNEIKNRFYHDDKCEDTQIAIIEVGGTVGDIESQPFLEAIRQFQHDVGHENALLIHVTLIPYLKASGEMKTKPTQASVKELQGMGIRPDIIVCRTEVPLEPGIKEKIALFCNVPSNHVIQNLDVETLYEAPLAMEKEHLANIACECLKLDCPTPDLSAWENMVEALKHPEKEVTIALVGKYTQLHDAYISVVESIKHGAVPHKASVNIKWIPSETLTDENAAGILEGVHGILVPGGFGDRGIEGKISAIRYARENNVPFLGLCLGMQLAIVEFSRNVIGFADAHSVELDPATTHPVIHLMPEQDGIEDIGGTLRLGSYPCVLDETSKAYELYGDKIIHERHRHRYEVNNYYREDFIKNGIKLSGLSPDGRIVEMMELSDHPWFIATQAHPEFKSRPNRPHPLFNGFVGAAIKKLEKS, encoded by the coding sequence ATGGGTGTCAAATATGTTTTTGTTACCGGTGGTGTTGTTTCAGGATTAGGCAAGGGTATAACCGCTGCTTCCTTGGGACGATTATTAAAAGAGCGGGGTTATAAGGTGACAATGCAGAAATTCGATCCTTATATAAATATCGACCCAGGAACCATGAACCCCATTCAGCATGGAGAAGTATTTGTAACTGATGACGGTGCAGAAACAGATTTGGATTTAGGACATTATGAACGCTTCATTGATGAAAGTCTTACAAAAAAATCAAATGTAACCACCGGTAAAATATATTGGTCCGTTCTTTCCAAAGAGCGCAGAGGTGACTTCGGCGGAGGAACCGTACAGGTAATCCCTCATATTACAAACGAAATCAAGAATCGCTTCTATCACGATGACAAATGCGAAGACACCCAAATTGCCATCATTGAAGTAGGCGGTACTGTTGGTGACATCGAAAGTCAGCCTTTCCTGGAAGCTATTCGTCAGTTCCAGCATGATGTAGGACATGAAAATGCTCTTCTGATTCACGTTACTCTGATTCCTTATCTGAAAGCTTCCGGCGAAATGAAGACCAAACCCACTCAGGCAAGTGTAAAAGAGCTTCAGGGTATGGGTATCCGTCCGGATATTATTGTATGCCGTACTGAGGTTCCTTTAGAACCTGGTATCAAAGAGAAAATAGCTCTATTCTGTAATGTTCCCAGCAACCATGTAATCCAGAACCTGGATGTAGAGACACTTTATGAAGCACCACTTGCTATGGAAAAAGAACATCTTGCCAATATTGCCTGTGAATGTCTGAAACTTGATTGTCCTACTCCTGACTTAAGTGCTTGGGAGAACATGGTAGAGGCTCTCAAACATCCGGAAAAAGAGGTTACAATTGCACTGGTTGGTAAGTATACTCAGCTCCATGACGCTTACATCAGTGTTGTAGAATCCATAAAACACGGAGCCGTTCCTCATAAAGCATCCGTTAATATAAAATGGATTCCTTCTGAAACATTAACCGATGAAAATGCTGCGGGAATTTTAGAAGGTGTACATGGTATATTAGTTCCCGGCGGTTTCGGTGACAGAGGTATAGAAGGTAAAATTTCAGCGATTCGTTATGCCCGTGAAAACAATGTACCTTTCCTTGGACTTTGTCTTGGAATGCAACTTGCAATCGTAGAGTTCTCCCGTAATGTTATCGGCTTTGCTGATGCTCACAGTGTTGAGTTAGATCCTGCCACTACTCATCCGGTTATCCACTTAATGCCTGAGCAGGATGGTATCGAAGATATCGGTGGTACCTTAAGACTTGGCTCTTATCCCTGTGTATTGGATGAAACAAGCAAGGCCTATGAATTATATGGTGATAAAATCATACATGAGCGTCACAGACACCGTTATGAGGTAAATAACTATTATCGCGAGGACTTCATTAAAAACGGTATTAAGTTATCCGGATTATCTCCTGACGGACGCATCGTTGAGATGATGGAGTTAAGTGACCATCCCTGGTTTATTGCAACACAGGCTCATCCGGAATTCAAGTCAAGACCTAACAGACCACATCCTTTGTTTAACGGATTCGTGGGGGCTGCGATAAAAAAGCTTGAGAAGAGCTAA
- the ftsH gene encoding ATP-dependent zinc metalloprotease FtsH encodes MDNKNRNNNKPGNGNNDNSNNRKSLLYILIAAVIVLIFFSIVVKQLQDGTRVEVTYNKFLSMLDEGKLKEVLIQSDKILFEPKEQPSDVYAITYYTGAINDEQLVSRLEKAVQDKKIENFKRDNSDTRSSILDIILAWVLPFVLIYVVMYFLFRMISKSSGGMMGGVGKSNAKVYVEKETGVNFKDVAGQEEAKESLKELVDFLHNPGKYTRIGAKLPKGALLVGPPGTGKTLLAKAVAGEAKVPFFSLSGSDFVEMFVGVGASRVRDLFKQAQQMAPCIIFIDEVDAIGKSRDNHYGGGNDEREQTLNQLLSEMDGFDSSKGLVILAATNRPEVLDKALLRPGRFDRRVIVDKPDLKGRVDILKVHAKDVLMHDSVDLEAIALATSGAVGSDLANMINEAAILAVKQGRNVVTQEDLFESVEVVIAGKEKKDRILSKEEKKIVAYHEVGHALVTALEKNAEPVQKITIVPRTMGSLGYVMQVPEEEKYLMSKEELIARIVTLYGGRAAEELVFNSITTGASNDIEKATQLARSMVTQYGMSEKFGLMGLESIENRYLDGRAVLNCGDATAAEIDHEVMEILKRCYTKAQELLAGNRIILDRITEFLIEKETITGKEFMEILNKAREEQGLPPLGKKESTDKIAEVTGESVGSILIDGDSLKKAGIDDKVNNNDQADKKDNADKEEKNTPQDPFSSHVIDIDINKETTD; translated from the coding sequence ATGGACAATAAAAATAGAAATAATAACAAACCCGGTAATGGGAATAATGATAACAGCAATAACAGGAAATCTCTGCTGTATATATTGATTGCAGCGGTTATTGTATTGATTTTTTTCTCCATTGTAGTGAAACAGCTACAGGATGGTACTCGTGTAGAAGTAACCTATAACAAGTTTTTAAGTATGTTAGACGAAGGTAAGCTAAAGGAAGTATTGATACAATCTGACAAGATCTTGTTTGAACCCAAGGAACAACCAAGTGATGTATATGCAATAACCTATTATACCGGAGCTATAAACGACGAGCAATTGGTTAGCAGGCTGGAAAAGGCTGTTCAAGATAAGAAGATAGAAAATTTTAAGCGGGATAATTCTGATACCAGAAGTTCCATCCTGGATATTATCTTAGCCTGGGTGCTGCCTTTCGTACTTATATATGTAGTAATGTATTTCTTGTTCCGTATGATTTCAAAGAGTAGCGGCGGTATGATGGGCGGAGTAGGTAAGAGCAATGCCAAAGTATATGTAGAAAAAGAAACCGGTGTTAACTTTAAGGATGTTGCGGGGCAGGAAGAAGCCAAGGAATCCTTGAAAGAGCTGGTTGATTTCCTTCATAATCCTGGGAAGTACACCCGCATAGGTGCCAAGCTTCCTAAAGGTGCCTTATTAGTAGGACCTCCCGGAACCGGTAAGACACTTCTTGCCAAGGCAGTCGCTGGAGAAGCCAAAGTACCCTTCTTCTCCTTATCGGGCTCTGATTTCGTTGAAATGTTCGTTGGTGTTGGTGCTTCCAGGGTTAGGGATTTATTCAAGCAGGCTCAGCAGATGGCACCCTGTATTATCTTTATCGATGAGGTGGATGCTATTGGTAAGAGCAGAGATAACCACTATGGCGGCGGCAATGATGAAAGGGAACAAACCCTGAACCAGCTCTTGTCCGAGATGGATGGTTTTGATTCCTCAAAGGGTCTGGTTATTCTGGCGGCGACGAACCGTCCGGAGGTATTGGATAAAGCACTCCTTCGTCCGGGACGTTTCGACAGACGAGTTATTGTGGATAAACCCGACTTAAAGGGAAGAGTTGATATCTTAAAAGTCCATGCAAAAGACGTACTGATGCATGATTCCGTAGATTTGGAAGCCATTGCATTGGCAACTTCCGGAGCAGTTGGTTCCGATCTTGCTAATATGATAAACGAAGCAGCCATCCTTGCCGTAAAGCAGGGAAGAAATGTAGTAACCCAGGAGGATTTATTTGAATCCGTGGAAGTGGTTATTGCAGGTAAAGAGAAGAAAGACAGAATCCTCAGCAAGGAAGAGAAAAAGATTGTTGCCTACCATGAGGTTGGTCACGCACTTGTAACGGCCCTTGAAAAAAATGCCGAACCAGTTCAGAAGATAACCATTGTTCCCAGAACCATGGGCTCCTTAGGATATGTAATGCAAGTACCCGAGGAAGAAAAATACTTAATGAGCAAAGAAGAGCTCATTGCCAGAATTGTTACGCTATACGGCGGACGTGCGGCTGAAGAACTGGTGTTTAATTCAATTACCACCGGAGCCTCCAATGATATTGAGAAAGCAACCCAGCTTGCAAGATCTATGGTAACCCAGTATGGTATGAGTGAGAAGTTCGGTCTTATGGGACTTGAATCGATAGAAAATCGTTATCTTGATGGAAGAGCCGTACTTAATTGCGGTGATGCCACAGCAGCAGAAATAGACCATGAAGTAATGGAAATATTAAAAAGATGCTACACCAAAGCGCAGGAGCTGTTAGCAGGAAACCGAATTATACTGGACAGAATTACAGAATTCCTCATTGAGAAAGAAACCATAACCGGAAAAGAATTTATGGAGATTCTGAACAAAGCGAGAGAAGAACAAGGTCTGCCTCCTCTTGGAAAGAAAGAGAGCACAGATAAAATTGCTGAAGTGACAGGTGAATCCGTTGGCAGTATCCTTATTGATGGGGATAGCTTAAAGAAAGCTGGCATTGATGACAAAGTCAACAACAATGACCAGGCTGACAAGAAAGACAACGCTGATAAAGAGGAGAAGAATACCCCCCAGGACCCTTTCAGCAGCCATGTAATTGATATTGATATAAATAAAGAAACAACCGATTAA